GCGTCTGCTCGCGCACGGCGTTGCCGGAGGTGGTCGAGTTGGTGAATTCCAGCTTCACGCCGCCCTTGGCGCGCACGCCATCCGAGCCGCGCGCCCAGCCGGCGGCATCCAGCAGCGCATTGGCCTTGGCCGGGTCGAAGACATGGGCGGGCAGGCCCTTCTGGAAGGCCCAGCCGTCCTGCGGCACGAAGGTCTCGGTCGGCGTCGGCAGGCCGTAGTTCAGGGCGTCGATGATCGCCTTCTTGTTCACGGCCATGTAGAGCGCCTCGCGCACCGCCTTGTCGGCGAGCGGGCCGAAATCGAGGTTCGGTGCGATGTGCTCGACCGAGGAAGTCGAGGAGACAACGACGGTGCGGTCGCGCAGCGTCTTCGCCTCGCGCACGAAGTTCGGCAGGATGCCCTGGATGCCGGTGTAGTCGACCTGGCCGGTGCGGAACTGGGTGTAGAGCACCGTCAGGTCCGGGATGTACTTGAAGATCAGCCGCTCCACGTAGGGGCCCTTGCCGTGATAGGCGGTGTTGGCGGCGAGCTGGATGTTGTCGCCCGGCTGGCGCGACACCCAGCGGAAGGGGCCGGTGCCGATCGGCGCGGTGTTCATGACCGAGGCATTGATGTCCTGTGCCTTCTCCATCACGTGCTTCGGCACGAGATAGGTGAGCGCGAGGATCGACAGGTAGGGCGAATAGGGGCTCTCCATCCGCCAGTGGATCTCGTCCGCCGCCACCACCTTGATGTCCTTGACGAGGCTGTGGCCGACGCGGTTGCGCACTCGGAAATTCGGGTTGTTGATGAGCTCCAGCGAGTACTTCACGTCCTCGGCGGTGAAGGGCGTGCCGTCATGCCACTTCACGTCGCTGCGCAGCTTGATCTTCCAGGTGAGGCCATCGGCCGACAGGCCGCCATTGGCGACCGTCGGCACCTCGCGGGCGAGGTCGGGGACGAAATTGCCGTCGGGATCGATGATCCATAGCGTCGAGAAGACCTGCCACCACACCGCCTGGTCGACCTCGATGCCGGGCATGAGCGGGTTGAAGGCCGTCGGCTCCTGCGACAGGGCGGCAACGATCTGGCCGCGCGGCCGTTCCGGGGGACCCGCGGGACGGGCGCCCTGCGCGAGGAGCGCGGAAGGGGCGGCGAGGCCGGCTGCGGCCCCGGCGCCCAGCACCATCAGCACGCGGCGGCTCGGTCCGGTGGCGAGGGTCGGCACTGCTTTGACGCGGTTCGTCTCGTCGCTCATCATCGACCCCTTGAGGTGACGCGCGGCATGGCTCTCCCGTTCGCCGGAAGAGCTCCGGCGCCCGGCGGATCCCCGTCCGCGGCGTTCAATGCGCTTGAATAATCGTCGGCAAACTTCAACACTGCTAAACAGGGCTGTCAATGCCGCGGGGCGCTGCCCACGCCTGCCGTAGCAGAAGATCACCCCTGCATTTCAGCGTGGCAGGATGCAGGTCCTGCCGTCGGTACGAGCGGGAGAAGGACGTCGCATGAGCGGTCGCAGCAGCGCAGGGCGGGCAGGGGCCGCGCCGGGGCCCGAGGCCTTGGGCGAGCCCCCCGTTGCCATCGCCGATGACGGCGACCAGCGCCTTGGCGAGACCATCCGCCTCATGCGCCAGCGTGCCGGTCTCTCCATCCAGGAGGTGGCGAAGCGCACCGGCCTGTCCTCCGGCATGATCAGCCAGGTGGAACGGGCGCTGGCGACGCCGTCGGTCCGCACGCTCCGCCTCCTCAGCATCGCGCTCGGCGTGCCGATTTCCTATTTCTTCGAGGAGCACGAGCCTGTCTCGCCCGCCCGCTACATCGTCCGCAAGAACGACCGCCGCCTGCTTCGGCTCACCGCCAGCGGCGTGGTCAAGGAGGCGCTGACGCCTGCCGAGAAGGGCGAGATCGAGTTCTACGAGCTAACGCTGAACCCCGGCGGCTCCTCCGGCAGCGACTTCGTCCGCCACACCGGCGAGAAGGCTGGCTATGTGCTGGCCGGCAAGCTGCGCCTTTGGCTCGACCACGAGGCCCATGTGCTGGAACCGGGCGACAGCTTCCGCTTTCCCTCGACCGTCCCCCACATGTTCGACAACCCGACCCAGCAGGTGGCGCGGGTGATCTGGGTCACGACGCTCGGCCCGCGCTGAGCCGCGCGGCGCCTCTGCCCTTTCGCTGCGGCGCGGCATGGCGTATGGCCCCGGGCGACAGCAACTGACCCGGCAGCCTCCCGCGCATGATCCGCCTCGAAAACATCGGCAAGCAGAACGGCAAGCAGATCATCTTCATCGAGGCCTCGGCTGCGCTGCAGCGGGGCGAGAAGATCGGCCTCGTCGGCCCGAACGGCGCGGGCAAGACCACGCTGTTCCGCATGATCACCGGCCAGGAACAGCCCGACGAGGGCCAGGTCGCCGTCGATCGCGGCATCACCATCGGCTATTTCAGCCAGGATGTCGGCGAGATGGGCGGCCGCAGCGCCGTCGCCGAGGTGATGGAGGGCGCAGGCCCCGTCAGCGAGGTCGCCGCCGAGCTCAAGGCGCTCGAGACCGCCATGGCCGATCCCGACCAGGCCGATCGCATGGACGAGATCATCGCCCGCTACGGCGAGGTGCAGGCCCGTTTCGAGGAGCTCGATGGCTATGCGCTGGATGGCCGGGCGCGCGAGGTCCTCGCCGGCCTCGGCTTCTCGCAGGAGATGATGGACGGCGACGTCGGCAAGCTCTCCGGCGGCTGGAAGATGCGCGTCGCGCTCGCCCGCATCCTGCTCATGCGCCCCGATGCCATGCTGCTCGACGAGCCTTCCAACCATCTCGATATCGAGAGCCTCATCTGGCTCGAATCCTTCCTCAAGGGCTTCGAGGGCGCCCTCATGATGACCTCGCACGACCGCGAGTTCATGAACCGCATCGTCGGCAAGATCATCGAGATCGATGGCGGCGCGCTCACCTCCTATTCCGGCGACTATGCCTTCTACGAGCAGCAGCGGGCGCTCGCCGAGAAACAGCAGCAGGCGCAGTTCGAGCGCCAGCAGGCGATGCTCGCCAAGGAGATCGCCTTCATCGAGCGCTTCAAGGCCCGCGCCTCCCATGCTGCGCAGGTGCAGAGCCGGGTGAAGAAGCTCGACAAGATCGACCGCGTCGAGCCGCCGCGCCGCCGTCAGACCGTGATGTTCGAGTTCCAGCCGGCTCCCCGCTCCGGCGAGGACGTGGTCAACATCAAGGGCGTCGACAAGCGCTATGGCAGCCGCACCATCTACGAGGGGCTCGACTTTGGCATCCGCCGCAAGGAGCGCTGGTGCGTCATGGGCGTCAACGGTGCCGGCAAGTCGACGCTGCTCAAGCTCGTGACCGGCGCGACCGAGCCGGACCGCGGCACGGTGCAGGTCGGCGCCAGCGTCAAGCTCGGCTATTTCGCCCAGCACGCCATGGACCTGCTCGACGGCGAGGCCACCGTCTTCCAATGGCTGGAGGACGCCTTCCCGCAGGCGGGCCAGGGCTCGCTGCGCGCGCTTGCCGGCTGCTTCGGCTTTTCCGGCGACGATGTCGAGAAGCGCTGCCGCGTCCTCTCCGGCGGCGAGAAGGCCCGCCTCGTCATGGCGCGGATGCTCTACGATCCGCCGAACTTCCTGGTCCTCGACGAGCCGACCAACCACCTCGACATGGCCACCAAGGAAATGCTGATCCAGGCGCTCAGCGACTACGAGGGCACCATGCTCTTCGTCTCGCACGACCGGCACTTCCTTGCCGCGCTGTCGAACCGCGTGCTGGAGCTCACCCCCGAGGGGCCGCATGTCTATGGCGGCGGCTATCTCGAATATGTCGCCCGCACCGGCCAGGAAGCCCCCGGCCTCAGGAGCTGACGCAGAAGCGCGCCTGCGGGCGATGCCGCCCTGCGAAAAACGCGCGGGCCTTGCGCCCATGGCCGACTACACTCCGGCGATGGGGAGGGGCCGCCATGACGCTCAAGATCAACCTGAACGCCGATATTGCCGAGGGCTTTGGGGCCTATGACATCGGCAACGATGCCGCGCTGATGACCATCATCAAGTCGGCCAACGTTGCCTGCGGCTTCCATGCGGGCGACGCGAACACGATGCAGCGCCTTGTCATGCTGGCGAA
This portion of the Phreatobacter oligotrophus genome encodes:
- a CDS encoding peptide ABC transporter substrate-binding protein, whose protein sequence is MSDETNRVKAVPTLATGPSRRVLMVLGAGAAAGLAAPSALLAQGARPAGPPERPRGQIVAALSQEPTAFNPLMPGIEVDQAVWWQVFSTLWIIDPDGNFVPDLAREVPTVANGGLSADGLTWKIKLRSDVKWHDGTPFTAEDVKYSLELINNPNFRVRNRVGHSLVKDIKVVAADEIHWRMESPYSPYLSILALTYLVPKHVMEKAQDINASVMNTAPIGTGPFRWVSRQPGDNIQLAANTAYHGKGPYVERLIFKYIPDLTVLYTQFRTGQVDYTGIQGILPNFVREAKTLRDRTVVVSSTSSVEHIAPNLDFGPLADKAVREALYMAVNKKAIIDALNYGLPTPTETFVPQDGWAFQKGLPAHVFDPAKANALLDAAGWARGSDGVRAKGGVKLEFTNSTTSGNAVREQTQQLLMQDWRAIGAAMRIQNMPPAVMWGEFWQQSKYNSALVSVNFMLGADPDVTPRFGSGAIPAKGGRGFNTYQYQNPEADRLLALGATQFDLAERKQTYGALQTLIRNDLAILPLYQGVIAEGLKANLRGFRPNGNASTNTWNIREWYWA
- a CDS encoding cupin domain-containing protein; translated protein: MSGRSSAGRAGAAPGPEALGEPPVAIADDGDQRLGETIRLMRQRAGLSIQEVAKRTGLSSGMISQVERALATPSVRTLRLLSIALGVPISYFFEEHEPVSPARYIVRKNDRRLLRLTASGVVKEALTPAEKGEIEFYELTLNPGGSSGSDFVRHTGEKAGYVLAGKLRLWLDHEAHVLEPGDSFRFPSTVPHMFDNPTQQVARVIWVTTLGPR
- a CDS encoding ABC-F family ATP-binding cassette domain-containing protein; its protein translation is MIRLENIGKQNGKQIIFIEASAALQRGEKIGLVGPNGAGKTTLFRMITGQEQPDEGQVAVDRGITIGYFSQDVGEMGGRSAVAEVMEGAGPVSEVAAELKALETAMADPDQADRMDEIIARYGEVQARFEELDGYALDGRAREVLAGLGFSQEMMDGDVGKLSGGWKMRVALARILLMRPDAMLLDEPSNHLDIESLIWLESFLKGFEGALMMTSHDREFMNRIVGKIIEIDGGALTSYSGDYAFYEQQRALAEKQQQAQFERQQAMLAKEIAFIERFKARASHAAQVQSRVKKLDKIDRVEPPRRRQTVMFEFQPAPRSGEDVVNIKGVDKRYGSRTIYEGLDFGIRRKERWCVMGVNGAGKSTLLKLVTGATEPDRGTVQVGASVKLGYFAQHAMDLLDGEATVFQWLEDAFPQAGQGSLRALAGCFGFSGDDVEKRCRVLSGGEKARLVMARMLYDPPNFLVLDEPTNHLDMATKEMLIQALSDYEGTMLFVSHDRHFLAALSNRVLELTPEGPHVYGGGYLEYVARTGQEAPGLRS